The following coding sequences are from one Granulicella sp. L56 window:
- a CDS encoding IPT/TIG domain-containing protein: MCWLLAGAIAFAGGPRWVTGPPYFSTSAVPVAWYTNQLLYFTDPGDLSSYVDHAAADAIVAAAANAWNVPVTSLVLGDGGSLAEHVSGANVYPGSDGLVFPADVQSSNYQAKQIAVIYDSDGSVTDMLLGSGASDPSGCRQNAVTESVDSIVPAGYIQHALLILNGRCTGPAAEQQLQMQYQLMRAFGRILGLGWSQVNDNVFTGSPQPTAMEALNWPIMHPIDIICGPYTYQCLPQPFTLRADDLSALTMLYPIAQNQAPPGKTDSLYLAHEIEGYVYFPTGQGMQGVNVTVRRWHQFLALPETWQTASAVSGAMFKGAGGNPVTGTPATAAGSSGTANLVYEGFYEMARIPMLDGSWDSDVLDTEPINPLYTGQYAVGPYVANQVEPSGANSEFDTDIMRSYQLVVRQNLTPAGAANSCNTATDGVEAAPAATAPQGWWMGTLCAYGHTAWSSLSIKADRSFTIEVTAQDESGFSTMAKAMPVIGVWNATDALKTLPSVASAATAFNGTAYGTTSLTVQSAPANQFRIAIADQRGDGRPDFGYQARVLYADSISPSSVSAEGGAVTITGAGFRVGNAVTVNGVAATVTSWAATSIVATVPSLRALGHTTAIAANVTVTDPSTRGTTMMTGALNYAAPLPSLNLVTAPSGTVFVGDTSAVPFAVKALAADGRTPMANQLVSFTASGDGSVQFGACGGSVCNVMTDASGVASTTVTALAAGSVTVSAASMAGTQNASFTIATRVRTLAPIQGMLYVAAGATFIWTPQVEASDNSASTVGVVVNWQAVSGGIILSPGQSQVNGLGVAETQVSIGPLTAGEQATASACAWTTVCATIAAQGVDPADWRIEVVSGAGQSVGAADVLAPVLVRVTDAVGNAVAGAVVEIHQTIDAWQGPCPDRGRCPVPPDESAQVSSAISDANGLVTVLPLQVVGIAEVTNLVAATGTQGFVSLSLQKQP, translated from the coding sequence ATGTGTTGGCTCCTCGCTGGCGCAATAGCCTTTGCTGGAGGACCGCGATGGGTGACGGGGCCGCCGTACTTCAGCACGTCTGCCGTTCCGGTGGCCTGGTATACGAATCAACTACTTTATTTCACCGATCCGGGTGATCTTAGCTCCTATGTCGATCATGCTGCTGCGGACGCGATTGTGGCGGCCGCCGCGAACGCGTGGAATGTGCCTGTCACCAGCCTGGTGCTGGGTGATGGCGGCTCGCTGGCCGAGCATGTCAGCGGAGCGAATGTCTACCCGGGCTCGGATGGGCTGGTCTTTCCAGCGGACGTGCAGAGCAGCAACTATCAGGCCAAGCAGATCGCGGTGATCTACGACAGCGACGGATCGGTGACGGACATGCTTCTGGGCAGCGGGGCGAGCGATCCTTCGGGCTGCCGCCAGAATGCAGTGACGGAGAGTGTCGATTCTATTGTTCCGGCTGGCTATATCCAACATGCCCTGTTGATCCTGAATGGCCGTTGTACGGGACCAGCGGCGGAACAGCAGTTGCAGATGCAGTACCAGTTGATGCGCGCCTTTGGACGCATCCTTGGGCTTGGCTGGTCGCAGGTGAACGACAACGTATTTACAGGGAGCCCGCAGCCGACAGCGATGGAGGCGCTGAACTGGCCGATCATGCACCCGATCGACATCATCTGCGGGCCATATACCTACCAGTGCCTGCCGCAGCCGTTTACGCTGCGGGCCGACGATCTTTCGGCGCTGACGATGCTGTATCCGATTGCCCAGAACCAGGCGCCTCCGGGCAAGACGGACTCTCTGTACCTGGCGCACGAGATTGAAGGATATGTGTATTTTCCGACGGGGCAGGGGATGCAGGGTGTGAATGTAACCGTGCGCCGCTGGCATCAATTTCTGGCTCTTCCGGAGACATGGCAGACGGCATCGGCGGTTTCGGGAGCGATGTTCAAGGGAGCGGGAGGCAATCCGGTGACGGGCACTCCGGCCACGGCTGCGGGAAGCAGTGGGACTGCGAACCTTGTCTACGAGGGGTTCTATGAGATGGCCCGGATCCCGATGCTCGACGGAAGTTGGGACAGTGACGTTTTAGACACGGAACCGATCAATCCGCTCTATACGGGCCAGTACGCGGTGGGACCCTATGTCGCCAATCAGGTTGAACCCTCGGGGGCGAACTCGGAGTTCGATACGGACATCATGAGGAGTTATCAGCTCGTGGTGCGGCAGAACTTGACCCCGGCGGGCGCGGCCAATAGTTGTAACACCGCAACAGACGGGGTTGAGGCGGCTCCGGCTGCGACTGCGCCGCAGGGCTGGTGGATGGGGACGCTCTGTGCCTATGGGCATACGGCGTGGTCGTCGCTTTCGATCAAGGCTGATCGCAGCTTCACGATTGAGGTGACGGCGCAAGATGAGAGTGGGTTCTCTACGATGGCGAAGGCGATGCCGGTCATCGGCGTGTGGAATGCGACCGACGCACTGAAGACGCTGCCCAGCGTGGCATCGGCCGCTACGGCATTCAATGGCACAGCTTATGGGACGACTTCGTTGACGGTGCAGAGCGCACCGGCGAACCAGTTTCGAATTGCGATTGCGGACCAACGCGGCGATGGGCGGCCGGATTTTGGCTACCAGGCTCGTGTGTTGTATGCGGACAGCATCAGCCCGTCGAGCGTCAGTGCCGAAGGTGGAGCAGTCACGATCACGGGAGCGGGATTTCGCGTGGGGAATGCGGTGACCGTCAATGGTGTAGCTGCTACGGTGACAAGCTGGGCGGCTACTTCGATTGTGGCGACGGTTCCCTCGCTGCGGGCTTTGGGGCACACTACGGCGATTGCCGCAAACGTTACTGTTACCGATCCTTCGACCCGAGGCACCACTATGATGACGGGCGCGTTGAACTATGCTGCGCCTCTGCCCTCGCTCAACCTTGTGACGGCGCCGTCGGGGACGGTGTTTGTTGGGGATACGTCTGCTGTCCCATTTGCGGTAAAGGCATTGGCTGCGGACGGGAGGACTCCCATGGCAAACCAGCTTGTAAGCTTTACCGCGAGCGGCGATGGCAGTGTTCAGTTTGGAGCGTGCGGTGGCTCTGTTTGTAACGTGATGACAGATGCGTCGGGTGTGGCGTCGACGACGGTGACCGCGCTGGCAGCGGGGTCCGTCACTGTGTCGGCAGCGAGTATGGCGGGGACGCAGAATGCTTCGTTTACGATTGCCACTCGGGTGCGGACTCTGGCTCCGATTCAGGGGATGTTGTATGTCGCGGCTGGTGCAACTTTTATCTGGACACCGCAGGTAGAGGCGAGCGATAACTCGGCTTCTACTGTGGGTGTGGTGGTGAACTGGCAGGCTGTTTCCGGAGGGATAATTTTATCTCCGGGACAGTCGCAGGTAAACGGCTTGGGAGTGGCGGAGACGCAGGTGAGTATTGGTCCGCTGACGGCGGGAGAGCAGGCGACGGCTTCGGCCTGCGCCTGGACTACGGTATGCGCGACTATCGCGGCGCAAGGGGTGGATCCGGCTGATTGGCGCATTGAAGTGGTCAGCGGAGCGGGGCAGTCGGTTGGTGCGGCGGATGTGCTGGCGCCAGTGTTGGTGCGAGTGACGGACGCGGTGGGCAACGCGGTGGCGGGAGCTGTGGTTGAGATTCACCAGACTATTGATGCGTGGCAGGGGCCTTGTCCTGATCGTGGACGCTGTCCGGTGCCGCCAGATGAGAGCGCACAGGTTTCGTCGGCTATTTCAGATGCCAATGGCCTTGTAACTGTCCTCCCGTTGCAGGTTGTCGGAATTGCGGAAGTTACGAATCTGGTTGCTGCCACGGGAACGCAAGGGTTCGTTTCGTTATCGTTGCAGAAGCAGCCATGA
- a CDS encoding NAD(P)/FAD-dependent oxidoreductase: MVDGTSGGGVERKRVVIIGGGFAGLNAALSLAKLPLDISLVDRRNHHTFQPLLYQVALAVLSPADIAQPIRSILSSYPNVEVLMDEAVAFHIDEQRVELKTGAQLEYDYLIVATGSTHSYFGHDEWAKLAPGLKTIEDATEIRRRVLLAFELAERQMQETGSHPSLNFVIIGGGPTGVELAGAISDIAKLYMSNNFRHIDPSQAQVLILEGSPNILGMYPDDLQAKAREQLNALGVKLRVNAHVSDVKPGYVMVGDERINAVVTLWAAGVQASPLGKLLGFPTDRKGCVLVDGHLNPPGHPEIFICGDLAHVEQNGKQVPGVAQPAMQMGKYAAKRIARLVAADLGSDGTGKNEPFHYFDKGDMATIGRKAAVANIQWPFKGHWSGFPAWMTWLLVHIFFLIGFRNRLSVFRQWAWTYITFKDSARLITGSQELPGWNASETQQLHSDTEPLDLGSPKT; this comes from the coding sequence ATGGTTGATGGAACTTCCGGAGGTGGTGTCGAGCGAAAGCGGGTGGTCATTATCGGCGGAGGGTTTGCGGGGCTGAATGCAGCGCTGAGCCTCGCTAAGCTGCCGCTCGACATTTCGCTGGTCGACCGCAGAAATCACCATACGTTTCAGCCACTCCTCTATCAGGTAGCGCTTGCGGTACTTTCGCCTGCGGACATTGCGCAGCCTATTCGATCCATTCTGAGCAGTTATCCGAATGTCGAAGTGCTGATGGATGAGGCTGTCGCCTTTCATATCGATGAGCAGAGAGTGGAGCTGAAGACAGGTGCGCAGCTTGAGTATGACTATCTGATCGTCGCTACGGGCTCTACGCACTCGTACTTTGGCCATGATGAATGGGCGAAGCTTGCGCCGGGCCTTAAGACGATAGAGGATGCGACGGAGATCCGCCGCCGCGTGTTGCTTGCGTTCGAACTGGCGGAACGGCAGATGCAGGAGACTGGCAGCCATCCTTCGCTGAACTTCGTCATCATTGGCGGCGGACCTACTGGAGTAGAGTTGGCGGGAGCGATCAGCGATATCGCGAAGCTGTATATGTCGAATAACTTTCGCCATATCGATCCTTCGCAAGCACAGGTGCTCATTCTTGAAGGGTCACCGAATATCCTGGGGATGTATCCGGACGATCTGCAGGCGAAGGCACGGGAGCAGCTCAATGCGCTTGGCGTAAAACTTCGTGTCAATGCGCATGTCTCCGATGTGAAGCCCGGTTATGTGATGGTGGGGGATGAGCGCATCAATGCTGTGGTCACGCTTTGGGCGGCGGGTGTGCAGGCTTCGCCGCTAGGGAAGTTACTGGGCTTCCCGACGGATAGAAAAGGGTGTGTGCTGGTGGATGGACATCTCAATCCGCCGGGGCATCCTGAGATATTTATCTGTGGCGATCTCGCCCATGTCGAACAGAACGGCAAGCAGGTTCCCGGCGTTGCGCAGCCCGCTATGCAGATGGGGAAGTACGCTGCGAAACGCATCGCCAGACTGGTGGCGGCGGATTTAGGGAGCGACGGTACAGGTAAGAACGAGCCGTTTCACTACTTCGACAAAGGTGATATGGCGACTATTGGACGCAAGGCCGCCGTGGCCAATATTCAATGGCCGTTCAAAGGGCACTGGAGCGGTTTTCCTGCATGGATGACGTGGCTGCTTGTCCATATCTTCTTCCTGATCGGCTTTCGGAATCGGCTCTCGGTGTTTCGCCAGTGGGCCTGGACCTATATCACCTTCAAAGACAGCGCCCGCCTGATTACTGGTTCGCAGGAGCTGCCGGGGTGGAATGCCTCGGAGACACAACAGCTTCACTCTGACACGGAGCCTCTGGATCTGGGATCGCCTAAGACGTAG
- a CDS encoding MBL fold metallo-hydrolase has protein sequence MVTKLKQLWRLVQESHAKPIAGETRLAEIVEPNELGITFIGHSSFLLQLGGRSVLVDPVFAKHLILLRRQRRPGLRINEMPAIDVVLLTHAHMDHLNIASLRRVIRSAQMLGKKAPDVIVPWGVKDLVAGLGFSHIHEMKWWEKLEVRGLSVTLTPCKHWGARMFNDTHRGYGGYVVEANGHSIYHSGDTAYFSGFTEIGERLHPEVALLPIGAYFPDSYRTVHTSPEEAIRAFVETGAEWMVPMHFGTFNLGREPMDEPPQRLMTEAARLGISSKVKILEEGETMRLFEQATGHRASILNPHQQSI, from the coding sequence GTGGTAACGAAACTGAAGCAGCTCTGGCGGTTAGTGCAGGAGAGTCACGCGAAACCGATAGCAGGCGAAACCCGGCTGGCGGAGATCGTCGAACCTAATGAGCTTGGAATCACCTTCATTGGCCACTCGTCATTCTTACTGCAACTGGGCGGCCGCTCAGTATTGGTGGATCCCGTCTTTGCCAAACATTTGATTCTGCTCCGAAGGCAGCGCCGTCCTGGACTGCGAATCAATGAGATGCCCGCCATTGATGTCGTGCTGTTGACCCACGCCCACATGGACCACCTCAACATAGCATCTTTGCGCCGCGTCATCCGCAGCGCACAGATGCTGGGCAAGAAAGCTCCCGACGTTATAGTCCCCTGGGGAGTAAAAGACTTGGTGGCAGGCTTGGGCTTCTCGCACATACACGAGATGAAGTGGTGGGAAAAGCTTGAAGTGCGTGGTCTAAGCGTGACGCTGACTCCCTGCAAACACTGGGGCGCGCGCATGTTCAACGATACGCACCGTGGATACGGCGGCTATGTCGTCGAAGCCAACGGGCACTCCATCTACCACTCCGGCGACACCGCTTATTTTTCCGGCTTCACTGAGATCGGAGAACGCCTACATCCAGAGGTGGCCCTGCTACCCATCGGGGCTTACTTCCCCGACAGCTATCGAACCGTCCACACCAGTCCCGAAGAAGCCATCCGCGCCTTTGTAGAGACCGGCGCGGAGTGGATGGTCCCAATGCACTTCGGCACATTCAACCTTGGACGCGAGCCAATGGACGAGCCACCGCAGCGCCTGATGACAGAAGCCGCACGACTGGGGATCAGCAGCAAGGTGAAGATACTCGAAGAAGGCGAAACCATGCGCCTCTTCGAACAGGCCACTGGGCATCGAGCGTCGATCTTAAACCCGCACCAGCAGAGCATCTGA